In a single window of the Phycisphaerales bacterium genome:
- the pstC gene encoding phosphate ABC transporter permease subunit PstC yields MTTRPLATPQRRPRLAHTPVGVRTRIARRMERLIEFGLFLAAASSVLITVGIVGVLVFEASAFFRHVSVLSFLTGTEWAPTFADPRFGILPLVCGTLVTTAVALALALPVGTICAVWLSEFAPVWLREGVKPILEMLAAVPTVVFGYFALLFVTPLLQKLFPGLPGFNMLSAGLVIGVMIVPYVTSLSEDALRAVPLSVREGSYALAATRLQTSWRVVFPAAISGVSAAYVLAISRAIGETMIVAIAAGMRPTLTLNPADQAQTITAFIVSLSQGDVPHDSIGYQAIFAAGLTLMLMTLVLNVLGFWLQRRFREVYE; encoded by the coding sequence ATGACGACGCGCCCGCTCGCCACGCCCCAACGCCGACCGCGCCTGGCCCACACACCCGTGGGGGTGCGCACCCGGATTGCCCGGCGCATGGAACGCTTGATCGAGTTCGGGTTGTTCCTGGCCGCCGCTTCATCCGTGCTGATTACCGTGGGGATCGTGGGGGTGCTGGTATTTGAGGCCTCGGCCTTCTTCCGCCACGTCTCCGTCCTGAGTTTCCTCACCGGTACGGAGTGGGCCCCGACCTTCGCCGATCCGCGCTTCGGCATCCTGCCGCTGGTCTGCGGCACCCTGGTGACCACGGCCGTCGCACTCGCGCTCGCGCTGCCCGTCGGCACGATCTGCGCGGTGTGGCTGAGCGAGTTCGCCCCGGTCTGGCTGCGCGAAGGCGTCAAGCCGATTCTCGAGATGCTCGCAGCGGTGCCGACCGTCGTCTTCGGCTACTTCGCGCTGCTCTTCGTGACACCGCTGCTGCAGAAGTTATTCCCCGGTCTGCCCGGCTTCAACATGCTCTCCGCGGGACTCGTCATCGGCGTGATGATCGTGCCCTACGTCACTTCGCTCAGTGAGGATGCGCTCCGGGCCGTTCCCCTCAGCGTCCGCGAGGGCTCCTACGCGCTGGCCGCCACGCGCTTGCAGACCTCTTGGCGCGTGGTTTTTCCCGCTGCGATTTCCGGCGTGTCAGCGGCCTATGTCCTCGCCATCTCCCGCGCCATCGGCGAGACGATGATTGTCGCCATTGCGGCGGGGATGCGGCCGACCCTCACGCTGAACCCGGCCGACCAGGCCCAGACCATCACCGCGTTCATTGTTTCGCTCAGCCAGGGTGACGTGCCGCACGACAGCATCGGCTACCAGGCGATCTTCGCCGCCGGCCTGACCCTCATGCTCATGACGCTCGTCCTGAATGTGCTCGGATTCTGGCTCCAGCGCCGCTTTCGCGAGGTGTATGAATGA
- a CDS encoding PstS family phosphate ABC transporter substrate-binding protein codes for MLNRYRTPARPFATLFVTALVGSAVAQNPIRIDGSSTVFPITEAVAEEFQAANRGLRVVVGISGTGGGFKKFGRGETDISDASRPILAGEMEACRAAGINYIEVPIAFDALTVMVHPSNDWVKELTIEDLRKIWEPDAQRRIMRWNQVRADWPDAPLNLYGAGSDSGTFDYFTEAVTGTAKSSRTDFTASEDDNVLVQGIANDRHALGFFGYAYYAENKDKLRAVPIVNPKGKAVLPSEETVMNGSYSPLSRPVFLYINVKSLERDEVRRFVEFFLKHVADLAREVKYVPLPPEAYRKAHARVEKREIGTAFGGHSETGLEISELFNRPLTTTPHPATTESKRD; via the coding sequence ATGCTCAACCGGTACAGAACCCCAGCCAGACCCTTCGCAACGTTGTTCGTCACCGCGCTCGTGGGCAGCGCCGTCGCCCAGAATCCCATCCGCATCGACGGCTCAAGCACCGTTTTTCCCATCACCGAGGCCGTCGCTGAGGAGTTTCAGGCCGCGAACCGCGGGTTACGTGTCGTGGTCGGCATTTCCGGCACGGGCGGCGGATTCAAGAAGTTCGGCCGGGGTGAGACCGACATCTCGGACGCCTCACGACCGATTCTCGCCGGCGAGATGGAGGCCTGCCGTGCCGCGGGGATCAACTACATCGAGGTTCCGATCGCTTTCGATGCCCTCACCGTCATGGTGCACCCGTCCAATGACTGGGTGAAGGAGCTCACCATCGAGGATCTGCGCAAAATCTGGGAGCCCGATGCGCAGCGTCGCATCATGCGCTGGAACCAGGTCCGCGCCGACTGGCCGGACGCCCCGCTCAACCTGTACGGAGCCGGCTCCGACTCCGGCACGTTCGACTACTTCACGGAAGCCGTCACCGGCACCGCCAAGAGCAGTCGCACCGATTTCACAGCCAGCGAAGACGACAACGTCCTCGTGCAAGGCATCGCCAATGACCGCCACGCACTGGGCTTCTTCGGCTATGCGTACTATGCGGAAAATAAGGACAAGCTGCGCGCCGTACCGATTGTCAATCCCAAGGGCAAGGCCGTGCTGCCGTCCGAGGAGACGGTCATGAACGGCAGCTACAGCCCCCTGTCACGTCCGGTCTTCCTGTACATCAATGTCAAATCGCTCGAGCGCGACGAAGTGCGCCGCTTTGTCGAGTTCTTTCTCAAGCATGTCGCCGACCTCGCGCGGGAAGTCAAATACGTTCCACTGCCGCCCGAGGCCTATCGCAAGGCCCACGCCCGCGTGGAAAAACGTGAGATCGGCACGGCGTTCGGCGGCCATAGTGAAACCGGGCTGGAAATCAGCGAGTTGTTCAACCGTCCCCTGACCACGACGCCGCACCCGGCTACGACGGAGTCGAAACGCGACTGA
- a CDS encoding DUF962 domain-containing protein yields the protein MKRTRPYWLENWFERHQHPVSRGLHYVGIPLTIAALLVAVWLVATWRGDLWWVPVALLFAGYFLQWWGHVLEGNELGEVVLVKKWLGKPYVAVSPRYAQRGGEGGRGGD from the coding sequence CGTCCGTACTGGCTGGAAAACTGGTTCGAGCGGCACCAGCACCCGGTGTCGCGTGGGCTGCACTACGTCGGGATACCACTGACGATCGCCGCGCTGCTCGTGGCGGTGTGGCTGGTCGCGACGTGGCGCGGCGACCTGTGGTGGGTGCCGGTGGCCCTCTTGTTCGCAGGTTACTTTCTCCAATGGTGGGGGCACGTGCTGGAGGGTAACGAGCTGGGGGAGGTCGTGCTCGTGAAGAAGTGGCTCGGGAAACCGTACGTGGCGGTGTCGCCACGTTATGCGCAGCGTGGCGGCGAGGGTGGTCGCGGGGGCGACTGA
- the pstA gene encoding phosphate ABC transporter permease PstA yields MTSPIGMRKRSARLGDTAFFVIGLALITSALAVLSALVIGLVADGWERLTPGFLTSFPSRFPDRAGILSAWVGTCYVMIVTIGTALPLGIAAGLYLEEYARRNWFTALIEINTTNLAGVPSIIWGLMALGLFVYQFKLGQSVLTAGLTLGLLVLPIVIVATRESVRAIPKSIREASYACGATRWQTVWFHVLPYSLGGILTGTIIALSRAIGETAPLVTIGALSYIAFLPPSPIQSGGPVVSFEWLRSEFTVLPIQIFGWVSRPDTRFQANAAAASIVLLALTLFMNGIAALLRFRLRRATRW; encoded by the coding sequence ATGACGTCCCCCATCGGGATGCGGAAACGCAGCGCGCGTCTCGGCGACACAGCGTTCTTTGTGATCGGGCTGGCTCTGATCACCAGCGCTCTCGCCGTCCTCAGCGCACTCGTCATCGGGCTCGTCGCCGACGGCTGGGAGCGCCTCACACCCGGATTCCTGACGTCGTTCCCCTCGCGCTTTCCAGACCGCGCCGGCATCCTCTCCGCCTGGGTCGGCACCTGCTACGTGATGATCGTCACGATCGGCACGGCCTTACCCCTGGGTATCGCGGCCGGCCTGTATCTCGAGGAATATGCCCGTCGCAACTGGTTCACCGCGCTGATCGAGATCAACACGACGAACCTCGCCGGTGTGCCGTCGATTATCTGGGGGCTGATGGCCCTCGGCCTCTTCGTCTACCAGTTCAAGCTTGGCCAGAGCGTCCTGACCGCTGGGCTGACTCTCGGCCTGCTCGTCCTGCCGATTGTGATTGTTGCCACGCGCGAATCGGTGCGCGCGATTCCCAAGTCCATCCGCGAAGCTTCTTACGCCTGCGGGGCGACCCGCTGGCAGACCGTCTGGTTCCATGTATTGCCCTATTCGCTCGGCGGGATCCTGACCGGTACGATCATCGCGCTGTCGCGGGCCATCGGCGAAACCGCACCCCTCGTTACCATCGGCGCGCTGTCTTACATCGCCTTCCTGCCGCCCTCCCCGATCCAATCCGGCGGCCCCGTCGTGTCATTTGAATGGCTGCGCTCCGAGTTCACCGTCCTGCCGATTCAGATCTTCGGTTGGGTCTCCCGCCCCGACACGCGGTTTCAGGCCAACGCCGCAGCCGCCAGCATTGTACTCCTCGCGCTGACGCTCTTCATGAACGGCATCGCCGCCTTGCTGCGCTTCCGCCTGCGCCGCGCCACGCGTTGGTAG